A genomic region of Eucalyptus grandis isolate ANBG69807.140 chromosome 5, ASM1654582v1, whole genome shotgun sequence contains the following coding sequences:
- the LOC104447382 gene encoding uncharacterized protein LOC104447382: MEQHFDLLSQDDLFLSLLFDVPQVSDSKYAKELQFLEFLEVSCVMNMNPSKRDSGSSSSLVVVTAHGDGNTTAARTRDYRVSNGGSTEAMMASQALVQGWFGLAELARRAGQGWFVGVRRGGDLVDENGVKDATRMGEWQILPENVLYIGQKSLCEAMFLDSQKFYRPFQNRSALLIMDYDDGQVIRESERPYCHRLLCAECSVPWHAGVSREEFQSLNEDERGIEDLIVRELAKERK; the protein is encoded by the exons ATGGAGCAGCACTTTGATCTTCTCTCGCAAGATGATCTCTTCTTGTCATTATTGTTTGATGTTCCTCAAGTATCGGATTCTAAATATGCTAAAGAATTGCAGTTTCTGGAGTTTTTGGAAGTCTCCTGCGTGATGAATATGAATCCTTCGAAAAGAGATAGTGGGTCTTCCTCGTCTTTGGTGGTTGtgact GCTCACGGCGACGGCAACACGACGGCAGCGAGAACTCGAGACTACCGTGTCTCCAATGGAGGCTCGACGGAGGCTATGATGGCCTCTCAAGCTCTCGTCCAAGGCTGGTTCGGCTTGGCTGAGCTTGCCAGGCGAGCTGGACAG GGCTGGTTTGTTGGCGTGAGGAGGGGAGGAGACTTGGTGGATGAAAATGGCGTGAAGGATGCTACTAGGATGGGCGAATG GCAAATCCTCCCTGAGAATGTTCTCTACATCGGGCAGAAATCGCTGTGCGAGGCAATGTTTCTCGACTCGCAGAAGTTCTATCGCCCTTTCCAGAACCGCTCAGCCCTTTTGATCATGGACTATGATGATGGGCAGGTGATTAGAGAGAGTGAGCGCCCATATTGCCATAGGTTGTTGTGCGCCGAGTGTTCCGTGCCGTGGCACGCTGGCGTGTCACGCGAGGAGTTTCAGTCACTGAATGAAGATGAGAGAGGGATTGAGGATCTCATTGTGAGGGAGCTTGCAAAGGAGAGGAAATGA